In Rickettsia endosymbiont of Lasioglossum villosulum, the DNA window TATTGGTAACACTAATTGGTATGATGAAAAAATTAGAGAAACTATTTTATCTGCTATACCAGGAAATTATCCAGAACCTAAAAATAGCTATAATGGGCAATCTTTGAATAAACCAGCAAAGCCTTTGCAGCCTATAAAAAAAGGAACAGTAAAAGATCTAATAAATCCTTTAGAAGCACCTGCTGAAGAAGCACCAAAAGATAACAATGAGCAAGATAATGAATGAAGTAAATAAATCAACTATTGCGAATGCAGAGTTTGAACCAATAATAGCTAAGCCTCAGATAAGTAAATTAGAGCAATTATTTGCTTCGATCTTTGGTGATTCTAAAGAAGTAGTTGCCGTTTTACGTTTAAACGGTGTTATAGGTAAAGTTAGTACTGTGCAGTCAGGGCTTACTTTAGAGTCACTAAATGAGCTAATAGAAAAAGCTTTTAAAATAAAAAAGCTAAAAGCTTTGTGCCTTATTATCAACTCCCCAGGTGGATCGCCTGTACAATCGGAACTTATTGCAAAACGTATCCGCACGCTTGCTAAAGAGCATAAAATCAAAATTTATAGCTTTATAGAAGATATGGCCGCCTCAGGTGGTTATTGGCTAGCTTGTGCTGGTGATCAAATATATGCTTTGCATAGCTCGATTATAGGTAGTATTGGTGTAGTCTCAAGCGGCTTTGGCTTTCATGAAGCAATTAATAAGCTTGGAATAGAAAGAAGAGTTTATACAGAGGGGAAAAATAAAGCAGTTTTAGATCCTTTCAAACCTATTAACAAAGAGGATGTAAAAATTATTAAAGATCTACAAAAGCAAGTTTATGAGCATTTTGTTGATTATGTAAAAACAAGAAGAGTCGGTAAATTAACTCAACAAGACGATATTTTATTTAATGGCGAATTCTGGGCAGGACGAACAGCTCTTGATTATGGTTTAATTGATGACCTTGGCGATATGTATAGTACTATGAAAGCTAAATTTGGTGATAATATTAAATTTCAATATCTTTGTGCTAAACAGCCATGGATTAAAAGAAAGCTTGGTATGGCAAGTAAAATACTAACTGATAATTTTGCTGACTCCTTAATTAATGCAGTTGAAAATAAGATTATTAACGATAAATTTGATATAAAGTAACATGACTATAACACAAGTTAAAATTAAGAAATTAGATAATTTTTTTGGCAAATTACCTGAATATGCTACGGATCATAGTGCTGGTATGGATTTAACGGCAGCAAACGAGCAACCTATAACTATAAAAGCAGGTGAGATACAGCTAATTCCAACTGGTATAGCTATTGCACTACCGGAATTATTCGAAGCACAGATAAGACCACGTTCGGGTCTTGCCGCTAAAAATGGCATTACAGTTGCTAATTCCCCCGGTACTATTGATGCTGATTATCGTGGTGAGATAAAAGTTATTCTTATTAATTTAGGCAAAGATGACTTTGTTATAGAAAAAGGTATGAGAATTGCTCAAATGATAATATCAAAATATGAGCGTATATCATGGAAAGAAAGCGAAACTCTTGAAGAGACTGCAAGAGGTAGTGGCGGCTTCGGTTCTACAGGAGTATACCTTTGATACTTCAAGATTTGGTAAATACTCAGATAGAACTTCAGAAATTGGTGACAATGTTCTATAAGTACTGCGATGCTCACGTATTAAGTAACTGCTGCCGCTCCTCGTCTTATGAACCGATTACTCTTTTTGAAGTTGATCTTCGTATAAGTCAAATTTCGGGATTCGTTTTTGCTCACGTAGTTTATCTACGTTCCGCAGACTCACCACTTATTTGACTTACCAACTTTTGAAGTATCTGCGGTATATAAATTTAGTCATTATAACTCATGAAAATTCTAGCATTTGATACGGCAAATAATACGGCATCGGTAGCACTTTCAGATAAAGACAATATCTTAGCGTATGCGGAAGAAGTACGCCCGTCTATGCAGGCAGAAAATCTAATGCCGATGATAGAGCAGATAATGAAAGCTGCTCA includes these proteins:
- a CDS encoding S49 family peptidase yields the protein MNEVNKSTIANAEFEPIIAKPQISKLEQLFASIFGDSKEVVAVLRLNGVIGKVSTVQSGLTLESLNELIEKAFKIKKLKALCLIINSPGGSPVQSELIAKRIRTLAKEHKIKIYSFIEDMAASGGYWLACAGDQIYALHSSIIGSIGVVSSGFGFHEAINKLGIERRVYTEGKNKAVLDPFKPINKEDVKIIKDLQKQVYEHFVDYVKTRRVGKLTQQDDILFNGEFWAGRTALDYGLIDDLGDMYSTMKAKFGDNIKFQYLCAKQPWIKRKLGMASKILTDNFADSLINAVENKIINDKFDIK
- the dut gene encoding dUTP diphosphatase, whose protein sequence is MTITQVKIKKLDNFFGKLPEYATDHSAGMDLTAANEQPITIKAGEIQLIPTGIAIALPELFEAQIRPRSGLAAKNGITVANSPGTIDADYRGEIKVILINLGKDDFVIEKGMRIAQMIISKYERISWKESETLEETARGSGGFGSTGVYL